The Setaria viridis chromosome 9, Setaria_viridis_v4.0, whole genome shotgun sequence sequence AGTTctccgtacgcttgcggtttACTGCTAACAGCCGTTAACACATCCCTCCTAGTATGTTTGGATCATATTGTGTTTCCGAAGATGATTTTCGGTTGATTAGGTTCTGCCCATCAAGTTTCGAGTCATACACTGTGctcatatttttctgaatttattacATAAATCAACGACACAAATATCCTAAAGCGACGTTACAAGACTGCGAGGGACACATGCGCCTCGTACTCATCGTCGTGCGCAGCCTCATCTACGGTTGCACCGTCCACTTTATGCTCCGCATGTATGACGGCGGCATCGATCGCAACTGCTCGACAACTAACAGAATGAATCGGTGTACTAATTACGACCACGTAACGCTAGCGCAGTATGGTTCCATATCATCTATGCGTGAATAACATCTGGTTGGGTGTCATGTCGATCTCAACAGCATAAACTGATATCGACAAGATTCTGCATATATGCTGAAATGTCTGGCATGCATGTGTCACGCCTCTGCTGCTTGAGGTTATAGAAATTCAGCAGAATGACCTCAAATAACACGCGCGGTTATGTGACATTCAGTATAACCTCATTGGCTAGGATACAGTTTTAGAGAAACAGGAAAAACAAACAAGATTGAAAAGACAAGGGGGGCCATATTTACATGAAAAACTATGGTGGTGGGGAAAAACAATGAACTATGGCCATAACAATTACATGAGAGCTCTAAAGCAGAAGTTTGCTTACCTACCACGCCAGCACACCTGCCTAATAAAGGAAATTATCTCGTACTTCAAAATACAagtcgttttagttttatcGTAAATGAAACTTTTCTAATTTATTCAAGTTTGTAGAAAAATGCAACATCTACAACGTAAAATTAGTTTCGTTAATCTATCTTAAAATATGCCTTATTAGtgtatttatttgatattatagaTTTTAATATTTCTATAAATTTAgtgaaaattatataaatttgatttaGAAGGAACCTAAACGATCTAATGTTCTGACCAGATACtataaggggaaaaaaaggctAGTCCGATTTTGGCCCGTCCAGATAGCCCAGTCGTCTATTGTACTATGTAGTAGGCTTGGGCAGCATTTACGCTGCACAAAAAATTAAGCTCTGACAGAAATTTCATTGAAGAATCATGAACAGCCCAAATTCCTGCAACGCCCCATATCTCCTGCTGTATGGGCCCTTCCCCTTCTATCTTTCTGGCCCAGTTCGTCAGGCCCATAGGCAACATGCCCCTTGGGCCTTCGCCGGGGACCTGGGGTCTTCTTCCCCAACTCAGACGACGCACGGGCGCACGTCGCAGGCAACCAACGCTGCGGCTGGCCGGCTGCGCTTGGGGTTCTCGCTACTAGCCGTAGGTGTGACCGCCTTTGAACCCATCCATCAGGGATTGGATTGATTTCTTCCTCCGTTGGTGAGTTACCCTCGGACTGGTTGTTCACGAGTTGGCTTTGTTGGTTGAGTATTTGCTTGGTGCCGTGTATCCTACTCATCTGCTCCATCCATACACCGTCTCGGAGTAGGTTCTTGGGCTCGCGCGCGCGATGGATGAGTGGATTCGGCAAGCAGAGGCCTGGGTAGGCCAAGCGGAGAGCTGGATCCGTCAGCAACCCCCGGAACAGATCTACGTCGCCGCTGTGGTGGTTGCCGTCACAATCCTGGTCCTTATTGCAGGTGTCGTAGCGAACCTAAAGTTCTTGTTACCCTGCATTGTGTGTCCTCGGTTCAGGAGTCTTTAGTTGCTGCGTTCAGTTGGTGTAACGCACGATGCCCCAAAGAACATCCGGAAGGTGGCATTGAAATGAAATAGATGTGTTTCAGTTAACCGCTTGGGTGCAGCTcaatttcttccttccttgctgGAAAGAGTAGAATTGTATATTGTGGTAGGTTGACCTTTTCTATTTGCCGTAGATGTTTGCAAAGTTAGCTGCAGCATGATGTGACAAGGTTCATAGGCAATTGAAGTGTAACTATGACCATGCCCTGTATCTTGCGGTTAACCATTCTGGACAATGAAGAAGAGATTATAATCTGTGCAACTTAGCAACTAAGGCTAGGAAAGCAATCCATAGTGGCCATTTAATTAGTCAAGAAACAACACAATTTTTGGTATGTATGCGTGCACTAGCCCTTCTGTGGAGGGTGTGAATGTTTATTAGTTTTGTAAGTATGATTGTGCTCGCAAAGGGAGGGAGCGGGCAGTAGAAATTTTCAGTTTTGGTGTATACCTTTTGGTTTCATTATGTCACAAGCCACCCGTGTAGTTGTGAAGTGCTATTGATTGAACTAACAGAACTTGAGCCCATGGTTTTGTTAATATGGGCAGGTGTGGCATAGAAAATTTTAATGCTCTTAGATGATATAGAATTTACAGGTTCTTAAACATTAAGTTATATGATGATGGCATGTATGGCGTCATGAAAAGAGGGTATTTGCTTAGAGATAAAATTTTTAAAGTATATGTGAAGTGTCCCCATGTATATTTTGTAAGCCTGTTACATTACTTGTTAAGATTTCTGCTTTTGTATAAGCAATacgtttgctttttttttccctcagcTTCTTGTCTGAAATCTTCGAAACCGAACACCATAGTGCTATCTGGGCTCAGCAGCAGTGGCAAAACTACTCTTTTCTACCAGGTAATTGCCCTTTTTTGGCTCTGTGGTGTTTGGGGTCTTGCAAGCAAAGAACAATGAAGTATATCtaatttgcaaaaatgatgCCATCCAAGTCCCATTTCATGCATTACAGTTCAATAGAATAGGGAATggactttcaaaaaaaaaaaaagaataggcTATGGCCTCCTAGCTGGACTTCAGTTCTGATTGTTATGGTGATTGGATTTGGTTTGGCTGAATATGATCCTATCTGAGGACTTAACCATTAAAAAACAGAAATGtctgtttttcttccttttagTTCAGATTTATTTTGGGCTGTACCAATGTAAGAGTAGTAGGGTACCATGTTCTGTTTCCATGCAAATTTTGACATTATCTTCCTGTCAGCTTCGGGATGGATCATCACATCAAGGAACTCTGACTTCAATGGAAGAAAACAATGATGAATTTGTGCTGAACTCAGAGAAGGAAAGAGTAAGGAAATTTTTAAAGCTATAATTTTTTCTGACATCTTGATGTGAAAGTGTGAAATAAATGGCTGCACTTTTAACCCTTTTTATACACAAACTTGTACTTACTAACAGCAACTCTTGTCCTTCGAGCAGAAAGGAAAAGTGAGACCTGTGCATATTGTTGATGTCCCCGGTCATGCAAGGCTCAAACCCAAGCTCGATGAAGTGCTGCCTAAAGCAGCTGGGATTGTTTTTGTTGTTGACGCTCAGGACTTCTTGTCTAGCATGCAAGCTGCTGCAGAGTAAGGATTCTGTTTGTAGTGAAAAGAATCATTGGTGTTTATTTAGCTGTTTTCTTCCCTTCAATTGCATGCTCAATTGAAATTAGCATTGTGACTAGGAGCATGATGTCAAAACATTTCATAAATGGCTGTATCATATCCTATCAATTTCTTAACAAAGCTGGTATTGTGGTACCATATCATGGTTTTTGTCGCAGGTACCTGTATGACACTCTAACGAAGGCCTCTGTAGTGAAGAAAAAGGTTCCTGTGCTAATATTCTGCAACAAGACAGATAAAGTTACAGCTCACTCAAAGGAATTCATCAAGAAGCAGTTGGAAAAAGAGATGTATGAACTACTTCCAACATTTAACTCACTAGCATTGTTATAATGCATCAAAGTGTGTCATTTAACAAAATGCTATGATAATGTGCTTCTGCCTAGATTTTATCTGCACCTTCGATTCGTCCAATCATTTTTTTCGTATTTGTCCCCTGCAAATAATAGAGTTATTTATATATTCTGTTTTTTCATGACCGTAAACACCTGTAAGGGTGGTTGCCAGAACCATGTGGACTAAGGTGAAGTGAAATCTATGGTTCACGAGGATTCTAACATGTGCCGATTT is a genomic window containing:
- the LOC117839090 gene encoding uncharacterized protein, with the protein product MDEWIRQAEAWVGQAESWIRQQPPEQIYVAAVVVAVTILVLIAASCLKSSKPNTIVLSGLSSSGKTTLFYQLRDGSSHQGTLTSMEENNDEFVLNSEKERKGKVRPVHIVDVPGHARLKPKLDEVLPKAAGIVFVVDAQDFLSSMQAAAEYLYDTLTKASVVKKKVPVLIFCNKTDKVTAHSKEFIKKQLEKEINKLRESRNAISSADISDEVKLGVPGEAFNFSQCQNKVTVAEGAGLTGNVSAVEQFIREYVKA